In Salarias fasciatus chromosome 4, fSalaFa1.1, whole genome shotgun sequence, the DNA window CCGCTTTGTCCCCGCGGGGAGTCAAAGGTTAAGCGTTCCGCAGCCTCACATCCGGTTGGGCTGCTCTGATCACTTCGTCAAAGCTTCGCTCTGCTCCTGACTTTAACTTCTTCACCTTCCTTAACTAGTTTAACCAGCTGGAGATGGTCCACCGTGACGGGACCGGCTCCAGACGGGACGGAAGTATCCAGGCTGCAGTGTAATCCGAGCCTCCATATCTTCCGTCGATAAGGCCGTTTGCACATCAGTCAGTCATCATTCATGTTTTAATCACGCAGAACAACCAGAGAACGGCTGATTAATTCACCAGCAGTAAAACATTTATTAGAGTCCGTCTGAAGCCGTTTCCATCATGTCTCTAGTCAGGAATCGTCATGTGAATCATCTCCCCCGCCGTATGTGGTCACTTAGAGTTTCTCAAAATGTATTCTTatattcagatttttatttatttaattaatttttccAACATGCTGAcgttcttcttctttctcagtaACATTGTAGAAAACTTGAGAATGAGCTGAATGAACCTGGATGCAGTCGGGCCAGAAGTTCACTCTGaaggcttttattgtgaaggagCGGGACTCTACCTGGAGGCTCCGTCCAGAAGGTGCGAGGTCTGAACCTGGCGGagtttctccagcagctccgctgGAAGTGAGCAGAGTTTGGTTAGTCTGTGGTTCGGGAGAACCTCCGCCGTTTCCAGAGCCGACTCACCGGTGGAGACGTCTTCATCCGGGTCCACCAGCGGCGTCACTTCCCGGTTCCACAGGTGGGCGGGGCgggtggggctgggggggcGTGCCGCTCGCTCCGCTCGACGCCGCGCCAGCAGCTCGTGGTACTCCGCCCAGTTTCTGCACTGCTGCACCTGAAAGACACCACATGATCCAAGACCTGATCCATCTCATGGCCCAGGACTTGATCCACCACATGAACAAAGACCTGATCCACAAcctgatccatccatccatcccatccATCTCCAAACACTGATCCAGGACCGGGTTGCGGGGGCAGCAGcctaagcagggatgcccagacttctcgtccccagactcttcctccagctcttccaggaggatcccaaggcgttcccaggccagccgagagacatggtctctccagctTGTTCTGGATCTttcccggggtctcctcctggtgggacatgcccggaactcctccccagggaggagtccaggaggcatcctaaccagatgcctgagcctcctcagctggctcctctggatgcggaggagtagcggctctattCCGAGCTCCtaactggtgactgagctcctcaccctgtctctaagggagcccagccaccctacggaggaaactcatttcagctgcttgtatcagGGATCTTGTCGTTTCGGTTATGACTCAAaactcatgaccataggtgaggtgggaatgtagattgaccggtaaatcgagaaccccgaccgccacgcgatgttgcagagacgtgtcaaccaagacagtccctgcacatccagagacttaaggtactcagggagaatctcatccacccctgGTGCCTttccaccgaggagcttaccgaccacctcggtggcTTGGGTGGTGggtgagtccacctctgagacctcagtccacctctgagacctcagcctctgcttcctccacagaagatGAGGCGACGgaattgaggaggtcctcgaagtatgcCTTCCACcatcctatgatatccccagttgaggtcatcagctcccctcctccaatataaacagtgttagtggagacctgctttcccctcctgaggcgccggaggGTTTGCCAATATTTCTTCggggccgaccgatagtcctccttcatggcctccccaaactcctcccagacccgagttttagcctccacaaccactcgggctgcagttctcttggcctgccggtacctgtcagctgcttctggagtcccatgagccaacaaggctcgataggactccttcttcagcttgacggcagcccttacttccggtgtccaccaccgggttcgggggttgccgccacgacaggcaccggagaccttacgaccacagctccgggcagctgcttcgacagtggaggtggagaacatggtccactgggactcaatgtccccagcctccctcgggatgTGACAAAAGCTCTtccagaggtgggagttgaaaaccctgctgacagagggttccaccagacattctcaacagaccctcacaacgcgtttgggtctgccaagtctgtccggtttcctcctctgccaacaaatccaactcaccaccaggtggtgatcggtccacagctctgctcctctcttcacctgagtgtccaagacacgaggtcagaggtcagatgataCGACAATAAAGTGGATCATTGACCTCCCTGTGGGAAAAGGACCAGCCACCAGGTGCTTGATCGCAAACCCCAACCCCTGCCTGTCTCCACAGTGGGTCCCGGATGTGCCATACCAGGCAACGTCACGGACCTAGATTTTAACCTCTTCATTGGGGCTTTTTAACCTGCCCttagtctggcccatcacctGTTTGCCATAGGAGACCATACCTTcggcataaagccccggaccacagagctcctgggatcacgtgggcgctcaaactcccccaccactttaaggtggcaggtgaGGGGGGAGCCACCTGATCCAGGATCTGATAATTTAATCCAGATTAAAAATGGATTGAGGTTATATATGATAACAATTATGATAATAACTGTTAAATTCAATAAAACCTGATTCGAACACCAACGGTGTGAAGGTTTCATGGTgaaccacctccaccagcctccatcagtctgtgtGCTGaagctacgtcacctccatcagcctcagcCCACAGCGCAGGGCGCAgcgcctccaccctgcagactGAGGGAAGCGGCTGTTCATGAGACTTCATTCCTCTTTACCTCTGAATTAAAGTCAGTTGGTTTTTAAAAGGAGCTGGAACGTACTTCCTCAATAACAAGGCGGTTTGTTCTCATTTTAAAGCTCAGTTAAATATTCCCTCCACCATGaaaacttttcatttaaaactttCTGTCCCACTTTAACTTTGTTCTGCTCGTTCTCCTGGTTCCCAGAGACAcaaatattccaagatggccgccagagCGAGGGTTGGACTCAAACGGAGACAATTTATTTAATGGAGCCTTAAGGGTTAAAGTCGGACCTGGTTCGGAGTTATGTCCTGTCCCTTGGAAGACGGATCTCGTTCCCGTTCTCCATGCGAGGGTTCCGTCACTCACCTCTGGGTCCGTGCTGACGTCGGGGCGCCGGCGGCGCTCATCGTCCCGCTGCCTCTGCTCCCCGGAGGACATCTTCACCTGCCGCAGGTTGACCCTGTGCCTCCAGGGGGCGACGTCACACGGCGGCACGGCCAGGCAGTCGGGCAGCAGGGCGGGGTCCGGGGGGGCCAGGCAGCcgtggggggcggggctcccgggggaggcggggctccCGATGTAGCCCAGGTCGGGGAAGTGGATGGAGCTGAAGTCCCAGCGGGGGGCGGCGGCAGGGGGGTGCCTGACTCCAGCCCCCTCCGCCGGACTCtggcccccctcccccgctcctGGGACACAGGCTGCCTCCATCTGCTGGCAGGTGGAGgcagctccatcagcttcaGCCTGGCTGCACAGAGAGACATGAACACACGTTATCATGACAGTGGAAATGAGGCTTCAGGTTCACttggggggtcgggggtcgggggtcaggagGAACACCACACTCTGAGATCAGACCAAACGCCTGGAAGACAAGCTGCAGTTCTACCAGCTGCTGTTTGGGGGCGCCGTCACCTGAAAGCAACACTGAGCTGAGAAGAAGTAGAACCCGGCTCACTGATTGGTCCAAAGAGACTGCCGAAGCCCTGCCCCTTTAGCCAGCTGGCGGCTAGCCACGAACAAACTTGATATCTGGTCTTCTGGCCTTCTGCCAATGAACTCCTGCTCTTCTGCCAATGAactcctgctcttcatcaccactccacccctgacctctgacctctgacctccagaccgtCCAACTCCTTTCTTCTGACTCTGTTTCGTTTGTTTTactacccaaaatgcattgctcTCCACGCCACATTCTCTCACTACAGATGCTGGAAAGTGAAACGAGAAACAGCAACGGGGAGACCGTATTTTTTTCAGCCACGGATCTTCACACTGTGCTGGAGTGATGTACTCCATCACTAAAGGTACTTAGATGGACATCGGGTTCTGGTTGCATTTGAATTTAATGATGTGAACTATATTCTATTAGCGGTGTGTGGGTACAATAAGCGAGAACAAAGCAAGACATTTTATAgtaacatttcaaagaaaacagatgagTGGAAAAACTCCTGCAGGACTGACAATGCTGTTATTGGAGGAGACTTTAATTTATGGCTAGACAGAAATCCTGCAAAATGTAAATGCCACAACTATGAATTATATAAATTATAACTGAATTATCTATGAAATATAATGGAGTTGATTTCTGGTGACTGACCAATCCAGCTGTTAGACAATATACTTCAAAGCATCCAATAGTTTGAGTTCTAGAATAGATTACTGGATGGTTTCAGTCAGATTTCAGAGGGAAATCTCTGCATCACCTTTAACGGATCATTTTGCTATTTCTTTGAAGTTAACTCTGTCAAGGCAAGACAATTTTCGTCATCCAATATGGAAATTTAATGACAATCTTTTGGAAAAAGTGgaattttgtaaaaaaaaagaaaaagtcaattAGTCTTAAATGTGACAGCTATGGAATTACCAAAGTTAGGAAATGGAAATGGTTTAAATTTTATTGTGAATCACATAGCAGTAAAGATTAGTAAACGAATATGAAACaccaaaaagcacaaatagtctGAGGTTGTAAAAGGCATAAATGTTTTGAACTGCAAATCTGACTAATCAGAGGATGAATCCGTCCAAACTAAATAACCTCCAATCGGAACTTAATGTCATGTATCTGGATAAAGCAAAAGGAGCATTTATCCGTTCAAGAGCGCGCTGGatggaagaagggaaaaaaaaactcttaatttttctttaatctgGAAAAACAGCGGcaaatgaaaaagagaattCAAAAAATCCAAACCAGCTCTGGCATTATTAAGGATCAAGAAACAGTAGATAAAGAGATTCATACCTTCTACCAGAAACTGTACACTTCATGCTTTTCACCAGAGAGTTGTTCTTTCCTCATGGAAAAActcaattattttcaaaacgATTTCAATGAAAACCTTCACAAAAACATGGAAGAAGAATTACGAATTCAAGAACTTGATAAAGCAATAAACAATATGCCACTGGGGAAATCACCAGGAGTAGATGGTTTTACTGATgaattttagacattttttttctgttaaatttttaagatttttttattttgatatttataGTGCCATCTCACTCAAACTGGAATGTCAGCCTGTTTCAAAGTTTCACGTGGAATCCGCCAAGGGTGCCCCATATCCCCCAAACGGTTTATTTTAACAACACAGATACTTACATTCGTTATTAAAAATGATGCGATACTTACAGGAATTACCATGTTGGACAAAAAATTTAAGATCAGTCAGTTTGCTGATGACACGGTCGTTTTGTTGAAAGGTCATGGTCTATGGTCAGCAGAGCTCTGGAtgatattcacattttttttctaaagcatCTGGACTTTCTCTTAATAATTAATAAGTGTGAACTGCTTCCCATCCATTCATGCACAGATAAAGACATTTCTTCAATTAAAGTTCAAATCAGGGTCAAGTATTTGGGAATGATGGTGTGTAAAAAGTTGATAAGAAGAGAAGATAACAATATTGTTAAACGAGCAGGAGAAATGAAGGAATCACTGAGTCGCTGGCTGTGCAGAGATCTGACTATCTTTGGGAGAGTACTTTCATCAAAAACAGACAGTCTTTTTAAACTGATCTACCCATGTCATCCACTCTGTACTCAAACAGTAATATTAAAAAAGCAAACTCCATTATCTTTAATTTCATctggaggaataaaaaaattatatatatataaaaaaaaatcccaatttgGGGTAATACTATAAAAACGGCGGCATAAAAGCTCTAGATTTTGAGTCACTGGTTGGAACGTTAAAGATTAATGGTTACAATTGTATTTTCCACATCCTGACTCCATGTGCTATCATATCCCAAGATCTCTCTGGAAAAGAATTGGAGAGCTTGAATTTCTcttgaaatgtcattttgatGAGAACAAGATTCTGATCAAGTTGTCTAATTTCTACAAACAAATGTTGCTTTTCTGGAAAATGATACTTTCCCACATTTTCTCACCGCATAGCTCAACTCTCTGGAATCACAGAGTAGTAATAACGAATagaaaatctatttttaaagaaaaatggcaGGAGAGGGGTCTATGCTTTTTGACCGATTTGTTGGATGAGAGAGGACATTTTGTggattttcaaactttcactaATAAGTTAAACTTGAATTGTTCCAGGTCAGAATTTACTCAAGCATGTAAAGCAATCCCACCCCCATTAATACACCTGATTCAAAACGCCGTGCAGTATTCTAATGTGGGTCCTCCACTGCCTGAGCTGTCTGTCCAGGGATGGAAACTAAAATCAACTGAATTTAGCAACAGGTTAATGAAAGAGAGACttaaatcaatcattttttgtAATTATGAAAGACAGATCCACCCACAATGTTCTGACATAAGCTCTTTCTAAACTGGAATAAGCTTAAACGTTCTTCATGAAGCGGTTAATTCCCCCAAAGGTGAAGGAAACACGTTTTAAAATAGATTTGGTTTCGACAGTACTGCCTGTGCTTTCCGTGTCGAATGAAATGAATCTTTAgaacatttattattttctgtcctctttcaaaaacattttgggaTGATGTGAGCGACTGGATTTCCCTGATAGTTTATATTACAAACCATATCCAGACAGCTTTATCTCCAGTTATAACATCAATATAATTCTTCTGTTGGGAAAATATCATTTACATTGTAATAaatggaagaacaaaaaaacctcctttaattatttcaaaaattATTCTGATCTTTATTTCTTGTCTCTAAAAAGGATGTCGGGCGCCGTTTCCAAAAAAATATGCCGAGATACAGTATGTCTGgttcttttaatttgaattttaacaTACTAGACCCAGACCAAGAGACATTTAATGGACGTTGACTTGTGTTGATTTGTTTGCGCCatgccccccgcccccccccccccccccccaacaccccccaCTTGTGTTCTGTTCTTGACTGTGTGAGCGACGGCCTCCACGAGAGTTTCTAtatgttctttcttttaataaaaaaaaaaaaaaaaaaaagaaacaaaaggaaagtGAACCGAGAACCACAGTTCCAGGGggaacagaggtcaaaggtcactggtTGGAtccaggtcagagttcagcGCAGCTTTAATACACAAACAGATGAAGACGACTGTGACAGGAAGTCCAGTCCCTGAAGGGGAGTCTGCTGTGGAGGGTCTGAGGAGCTCACCTGCATGAcggagctgtggaggaggaggaggagctggtgggggtggaggtggaggtgggggtggggctcGGGCTGGTGCTGCGTTTCCGCTTGACTCCTGCTTTGTCACGCGACCGATGAAGGTTGAGCTGCCTCTCATAGGACGACAACTCAGAGCTGAAGgacagaaggacacacacacacacacacacacacacacacacacacacacacacacacacacacacacacacacacacacactcaggtaaGAGCTCCCTGAACTGCAGGTCCATCTGTCCGTCTGACAGGTGAGGTTTACCTGGGATCGAACCGGTGCACCACGTAGCCGAGCCTCCTCAGATGGCCGAACACCttggtgatggaggaggagttaGACCGGGCTCTCCGGGCGCCGTGGCCACAGGGAAcccggccggcggcggccaTACCTGatactgctgcaggctgacggaggaggcggagccgccGGACAGGAAGCGCTCGTAGCCGTCCTGGATGGACAGCGGCAGGTCCTGATAGAACACCTGGACGTTCCCCTGGTCGACACACACCGGCCGTCAGCACGGACCCGGGGAACCCGGAGGTCAAGAGGTCAGGAGGGAGAAGCCGAAGCCgacgcactcacacactccatcaGGTACAGCGCCTCCTCTGGGTGGAGGCACTGCCGGCCCCGGGAGGAGAACCCCATCGTCTGCCAGAACTTCCCCTGGGAGGAGGGACAGACCGGGGTCAGGagggcgggggtgggggcggggacAGGGcggggacaggacagggacgGGGTGGGGACAGGGCGGGGACAGACTCACAGCTGGAGACTGAAGCTCCACCAGATGTTCTTCGGGGATCCAGCAGCCCTTCACCAG includes these proteins:
- the tsen54 gene encoding tRNA-splicing endonuclease subunit Sen54 isoform X1 — protein: MAAGQRAEGGELYNEELSPAQLFSARSRSRRIPVRGQKDFFPDGSAEQRRRLDRSLSEHWSLLTEERVERLGNLVKGCWIPEEHLVELQSPAGKFWQTMGFSSRGRQCLHPEEALYLMECGNVQVFYQDLPLSIQDGYERFLSGGSASSVSLQQYQVFGHLRRLGYVVHRFDPSSELSSYERQLNLHRSRDKAGVKRKRSTSPSPTPTSTSTPTSSSSSSTAPSCSQAEADGAASTCQQMEAACVPGAGEGGQSPAEGAGVRHPPAAAPRWDFSSIHFPDLGYIGSPASPGSPAPHGCLAPPDPALLPDCLAVPPCDVAPWRHRVNLRQVKMSSGEQRQRDDERRRRPDVSTDPEVQQCRNWAEYHELLARRRAERAARPPSPTRPAHLWNREVTPLVDPDEDVSTAELLEKLRQVQTSHLLDGASRLKASDEWRISFNVYQPDTVADFKKSRPGKPHCRVCVCSFSDPVPDLRALKLLALQSGDVQVVVAVVDHGDMSFYTFKDFQLPTDVFG
- the tsen54 gene encoding tRNA-splicing endonuclease subunit Sen54 isoform X2 — encoded protein: MGFSSRGRQCLHPEEALYLMECGNVQVFYQDLPLSIQDGYERFLSGGSASSVSLQQYQVFGHLRRLGYVVHRFDPSSELSSYERQLNLHRSRDKAGVKRKRSTSPSPTPTSTSTPTSSSSSSTAPSCSQAEADGAASTCQQMEAACVPGAGEGGQSPAEGAGVRHPPAAAPRWDFSSIHFPDLGYIGSPASPGSPAPHGCLAPPDPALLPDCLAVPPCDVAPWRHRVNLRQVKMSSGEQRQRDDERRRRPDVSTDPEVQQCRNWAEYHELLARRRAERAARPPSPTRPAHLWNREVTPLVDPDEDVSTAELLEKLRQVQTSHLLDGASRLKASDEWRISFNVYQPDTVADFKKSRPGKPHCRVCVCSFSDPVPDLRALKLLALQSGDVQVVVAVVDHGDMSFYTFKDFQLPTDVFG